Proteins co-encoded in one Cyanobacteria bacterium QS_8_64_29 genomic window:
- a CDS encoding nuclease, with protein sequence MRHFPYRFWTTLLLAAVLGLGLLSAPACAQSGSTRIPDIQGAGHRTPLDGERVAEVPGIATATTEEGFFMQAPTPDGKPATSDGIFVYTAEPPAVEVADAVSVMGTAQEYLRSDRDRDLTVTEIDASEDAATVMVTASGKALPEPTVIGRSGRKPPARTIDDDGLSAFEPRQDGIDFYESLEGMRVRVDSALVTGPTRGDRAVVLADGGRDAQPQTWQGGVAVDPNDFNPERIGIDGELVGGMPAAAVGDRFAGPITGVLDYNRGHFELLATQPLPDLAPAELARERSDLSGAAERLRVATFNVENLDPGDGDHFEALAAQIVEGLKAPEVLALAEVQDNSGPTDDGTVAADATYRQLIEAIGTAQGPRYAFTDIAPADGRDGGQPGGNIRVGLLYRPDRIALAERPKGDATTATAVRAEGERAALSLCPGRIEPASPAFEDSRKPLAAEFRFNGERLFVIGNHFVSKGGDAPLFGAEQPPPQPSRQQRNAQAKAVNRFANELLAINPDANIVVLGDLNDFAFSPPLQTLKGDALRNLTETLPRPQRYSYIFQGNAQTLDHILVSDALAQAAQADIVHLNAGFRGASSDHDPAIARLSFEP encoded by the coding sequence ATGCGCCATTTCCCCTATCGCTTTTGGACAACGCTGTTGCTGGCCGCAGTGCTCGGATTGGGCCTTCTAAGTGCCCCTGCTTGCGCCCAATCGGGCTCCACCCGCATCCCCGACATTCAGGGCGCAGGGCACCGGACGCCGCTCGATGGCGAGCGCGTGGCTGAGGTCCCCGGTATTGCCACTGCCACGACCGAGGAGGGCTTTTTCATGCAGGCCCCCACCCCCGATGGCAAGCCGGCCACCTCAGACGGCATTTTTGTCTATACCGCCGAGCCGCCAGCGGTCGAGGTGGCTGATGCCGTCAGCGTGATGGGGACGGCGCAGGAGTACTTGCGTAGCGATCGCGACCGGGATCTGACCGTGACCGAAATCGATGCGTCTGAGGATGCGGCCACCGTTATGGTCACCGCCAGCGGCAAGGCTTTGCCCGAGCCAACCGTGATCGGCCGTAGCGGCCGCAAGCCGCCCGCTCGCACCATCGATGACGACGGCCTGAGCGCCTTCGAGCCCCGCCAGGACGGGATCGATTTCTACGAAAGCCTGGAAGGCATGCGCGTGCGCGTTGACAGCGCCCTCGTCACGGGGCCAACGCGCGGCGATCGCGCAGTCGTGCTGGCCGATGGCGGCCGCGATGCCCAGCCTCAGACCTGGCAGGGAGGCGTTGCGGTTGACCCCAACGACTTCAACCCAGAGCGAATTGGGATCGACGGCGAATTAGTAGGAGGCATGCCGGCAGCAGCAGTCGGCGATCGCTTTGCCGGTCCCATCACGGGCGTTTTGGATTACAACCGGGGCCATTTTGAGTTGCTGGCCACCCAGCCGCTTCCGGATCTGGCACCTGCCGAGCTGGCGCGCGAGCGCAGCGATTTGAGTGGGGCAGCCGAGCGCTTGAGGGTTGCGACCTTCAACGTTGAGAATCTCGATCCCGGCGACGGCGATCACTTTGAGGCGCTGGCTGCCCAAATCGTCGAGGGGCTCAAGGCGCCCGAGGTTCTGGCGCTAGCGGAAGTGCAGGATAATAGCGGCCCAACCGACGACGGCACAGTCGCCGCCGATGCCACCTACCGCCAGCTCATTGAGGCCATCGGGACAGCTCAGGGGCCGCGCTACGCCTTTACCGACATTGCGCCCGCTGACGGTCGAGACGGCGGCCAACCGGGCGGCAACATCCGCGTGGGATTGCTCTACCGGCCGGATCGGATCGCGCTGGCCGAGCGCCCTAAAGGAGACGCAACGACAGCAACTGCGGTCAGGGCAGAGGGCGAGCGCGCTGCGCTCTCGCTCTGCCCCGGCCGCATTGAACCGGCCAGCCCGGCCTTTGAGGACAGCCGCAAGCCGCTTGCGGCCGAGTTCCGCTTCAACGGCGAGCGCCTGTTTGTCATTGGCAACCACTTTGTCTCTAAAGGCGGTGATGCCCCGCTCTTTGGGGCCGAGCAGCCCCCGCCGCAGCCATCGCGCCAGCAGCGCAACGCGCAGGCAAAGGCCGTCAACCGCTTCGCCAACGAGCTGCTGGCGATCAATCCCGATGCCAATATTGTGGTTTTGGGCGATTTGAACGATTTTGCCTTCTCGCCGCCACTGCAAACCCTCAAAGGCGACGCGCTGCGCAATCTGACTGAGACACTCCCGCGCCCGCAGCGCTACTCGTATATCTTCCAGGGC
- a CDS encoding N-methyl-L-tryptophan oxidase — translation MGGHYDAIVIGAGAMGSAAAYYLACRQQRVLLLEQFELDHRNGGSYGPSCIIRYAYDRPHYIALMKAAYPLWQALEAEASETLYTRTGGIDFGDPRQPAFQRLERSMAAAGIPYEAFEATEARRQFPQFRFDDGMRVLYQQATGWLAASRCVRAHVRLAQAQGATLLERTPVSDIAVRNGSVAVQTRTETYTAGRLAIATGSWARPLLARQGVTLPLAVMPAQLGFFQPRARTLFDSARCPVFLGHLDGEWGQKPYGIPAHDGCGVKLTTLYGWDTVASPSDADRSPDPHWEARMRRFIRRYVPEANGPLRSTRRCRYAMTPDCDFAIDTLPQAPHVAFATGFSGHGFKFSTLVGKVLAELVTSSETEHDIGPFRATRFGASATSP, via the coding sequence TTGGGAGGCCACTACGACGCCATTGTCATTGGCGCGGGGGCCATGGGCAGCGCCGCTGCCTACTATCTCGCGTGCCGCCAGCAGCGCGTCTTGCTGCTGGAGCAGTTCGAGCTCGACCATCGCAACGGCGGTTCCTACGGGCCCTCGTGCATCATCCGCTATGCCTACGACCGGCCGCACTACATCGCACTCATGAAAGCGGCTTACCCGCTGTGGCAGGCCCTGGAGGCCGAAGCCAGCGAGACGCTCTATACCCGCACCGGCGGCATCGACTTTGGCGATCCCCGGCAGCCAGCCTTCCAGCGCCTGGAGCGCAGCATGGCGGCAGCGGGCATCCCGTACGAGGCGTTTGAGGCGACGGAAGCGCGCCGGCAGTTTCCGCAGTTTCGCTTTGACGACGGCATGCGCGTTCTGTACCAGCAAGCGACCGGATGGCTGGCGGCCTCGCGCTGCGTGCGCGCCCACGTGCGCCTGGCGCAGGCACAGGGCGCAACCCTGCTGGAGCGCACGCCCGTCAGCGACATTGCCGTACGCAATGGCAGCGTTGCAGTGCAGACCCGGACCGAGACCTATACGGCCGGCCGGTTGGCGATTGCGACCGGGAGCTGGGCGCGGCCGCTGCTTGCCCGGCAGGGCGTGACGCTGCCGCTGGCCGTGATGCCGGCGCAGTTGGGGTTTTTCCAGCCCCGGGCGCGCACCCTGTTTGATAGCGCTCGCTGCCCGGTATTTCTGGGCCATCTCGATGGCGAGTGGGGGCAAAAGCCCTACGGCATCCCCGCCCACGATGGCTGCGGCGTTAAGCTAACGACGCTCTATGGCTGGGACACGGTGGCCTCACCCAGCGACGCGGATCGCAGCCCCGATCCGCACTGGGAAGCCCGCATGCGCCGTTTCATTCGCCGCTACGTCCCGGAGGCCAACGGCCCGCTCCGCTCGACGCGGCGATGCCGGTACGCCATGACCCCCGATTGCGATTTCGCCATCGATACGCTGCCGCAGGCGCCGCACGTGGCCTTTGCCACTGGCTTCTCCGGCCACGGATTCAAGTTCTCGACCTTGGTGGGCAAGGTGCTGGCCGAGCTCGTCACCAGCAGCGAGACCGAGCACGATATTGGTCCGTTTCGGGCCACCCGCTTTGGGGCGTCCGCCACCTCGCCCTAG
- the rnc gene encoding ribonuclease III, which yields MVTERESQLPTFRHPELWEQALTHRSYGHEHPNWGDDNERLEFLGDAVLGFLVGKLLYERYPDRREGELSHLRAALVNNQHQLAELAVQLGLDHWVRLGKGAERQGSRHNPEILSDTFEAVVGAYYLDAGIEAVEAFLQVLFLPLAERAASRAGPDINAKGRLQEWALARAGELPHYAIVSEAGQDHAKQFAAEVRIAGEHYGTGSGPSKKAAEKAAARAALEAVAGAGSASE from the coding sequence ATGGTGACCGAGCGCGAGAGCCAGCTCCCCACCTTCCGCCACCCCGAGCTCTGGGAACAAGCGCTCACCCACCGCTCCTACGGTCACGAGCATCCCAACTGGGGCGATGACAACGAGCGCTTGGAGTTTTTGGGCGATGCCGTGCTGGGCTTTTTGGTGGGCAAGCTGCTCTACGAGCGCTATCCCGACAGGCGCGAGGGCGAGCTCAGCCACCTGCGCGCGGCGCTGGTTAACAACCAGCACCAGTTGGCCGAGCTGGCCGTACAATTGGGCCTCGATCACTGGGTGCGGCTGGGCAAAGGCGCCGAGCGGCAAGGCAGCCGCCACAATCCCGAGATCCTGAGCGATACGTTTGAAGCGGTCGTGGGGGCTTACTATCTCGATGCGGGCATTGAGGCGGTTGAGGCGTTCCTACAGGTGCTGTTTTTACCCCTAGCCGAGCGGGCTGCCAGCCGCGCCGGTCCCGATATCAACGCCAAGGGCCGGTTGCAGGAGTGGGCGCTGGCCCGTGCGGGCGAGCTTCCGCACTACGCGATCGTCAGCGAAGCCGGGCAGGACCATGCCAAGCAGTTTGCAGCCGAGGTGCGCATCGCCGGCGAGCACTACGGCACGGGGAGCGGCCCCAGCAAAAAAGCGGCCGAGAAGGCCGCTGCGCGCGCTGCGCTGGAGGCGGTTGCCGGGGCCGGCAGCGCCAGCGAGTGA
- a CDS encoding phosphoribosylformylglycinamidine cyclo-ligase — protein sequence MDYREAGVDLEAGRAFVDRIGALLRQTHRPEVAGGVGHFGAGCHLPSGYREPMLISGADGVGTKLKLAQALDRHETVGIDLVAMCANDVLTAGAEPLLFLDYLATSQLDRERLARVVEGISQGCQASGCALLGGETAEMPDFYPAGAYDLAGFCVGVVERSRRLDGSQVRTGDVAIGLASQGPHSNGYSLIRRIVERGGWSWQDCPSLLGGECLGEALLRPTAIYVRPILEALCSDMEIRGMAHITGGGLPENLPRCLNAGQAIALERDSWPVPPVFRWLAQAGDVSEVAMFEAFNMGIGFVVLVPAEGAEAALQWFRARDLGAWPIGEVIPGNGSVEGLPA from the coding sequence ATGGATTACCGGGAAGCTGGGGTCGATCTCGAAGCCGGGCGCGCCTTCGTCGACCGCATCGGAGCCCTGCTGCGCCAGACCCATCGCCCGGAGGTGGCGGGTGGAGTGGGCCACTTCGGCGCGGGCTGCCATCTCCCCAGCGGCTACCGCGAGCCCATGCTGATCTCGGGCGCGGATGGCGTGGGCACCAAGCTCAAGCTGGCCCAAGCCCTGGACCGGCACGAGACGGTGGGGATCGATTTGGTGGCCATGTGCGCCAACGATGTCCTGACTGCCGGTGCCGAACCGCTGCTGTTTTTGGATTATTTGGCCACCAGCCAGCTGGATCGGGAGCGGCTGGCGCGCGTCGTCGAGGGGATCTCGCAGGGGTGCCAAGCTAGCGGTTGCGCTTTGCTCGGCGGCGAAACGGCCGAAATGCCCGATTTTTACCCAGCCGGCGCCTACGATCTGGCCGGGTTCTGCGTGGGCGTGGTGGAGCGATCGCGGCGGTTGGACGGCAGCCAGGTCCGTACGGGCGATGTTGCCATCGGGCTGGCCAGCCAGGGGCCGCACAGCAACGGCTACAGCCTGATCCGCCGGATCGTCGAGCGCGGGGGATGGTCTTGGCAGGATTGCCCCAGCCTGTTGGGCGGCGAGTGTCTGGGCGAAGCCCTACTGCGCCCCACCGCAATCTACGTTCGCCCCATCCTTGAAGCCCTGTGTTCTGACATGGAGATCCGCGGCATGGCCCACATCACCGGCGGCGGCCTGCCCGAGAACCTACCCCGCTGCCTCAACGCAGGCCAAGCGATCGCCCTCGAGCGCGACAGTTGGCCCGTTCCGCCGGTGTTTCGCTGGCTGGCCCAAGCCGGCGATGTCAGCGAGGTGGCCATGTTCGAGGCCTTCAACATGGGAATCGGCTTTGTTGTCCTTGTGCCGGCCGAAGGTGCGGAGGCGGCGTTGCAGTGGTTTCGCGCGCGCGATTTGGGGGCCTGGCCGATTGGCGAGGTCATTCCAGGGAACGGTTCCGTTGAGGGGCTTCCCGCTTGA
- a CDS encoding septal ring lytic transglycosylase RlpA family lipoprotein — MKRQVSRRLTIAVLTAALGSVAAADSKRSPALAAASGESASPPAAAPSQAVADSAATEPGFQVASTTLRGRASWYGPKFHGQRTASGEVFNQWAKTAAHKSLPLGTRVRVTNLRNGESIVVRINDRGPYVAERIIDLSRGAARAIGMGGTAPVRVQVLGR; from the coding sequence GTGAAACGCCAAGTGTCTCGACGCCTGACGATTGCCGTACTAACGGCTGCCCTTGGCAGCGTTGCGGCTGCGGACAGCAAGCGCTCGCCGGCACTGGCTGCGGCTAGCGGCGAGAGCGCCAGCCCGCCAGCCGCTGCGCCATCGCAGGCAGTTGCCGATTCGGCAGCGACAGAGCCCGGCTTCCAGGTCGCTTCCACAACGCTGCGGGGTCGCGCTTCCTGGTACGGTCCCAAATTCCACGGCCAGCGCACCGCCAGCGGTGAGGTCTTCAATCAGTGGGCGAAAACCGCGGCGCACAAGTCGCTACCGCTAGGGACGCGGGTGCGCGTCACCAACCTGCGCAACGGCGAATCGATCGTGGTGCGCATCAACGATCGCGGTCCCTACGTGGCCGAGCGCATCATCGATCTCTCGCGCGGTGCTGCCCGCGCCATCGGCATGGGCGGGACAGCGCCCGTTCGCGTGCAGGTGCTGGGCCGCTAG
- a CDS encoding cytidylate kinase (catalyzes the formation of pantothenate from pantoate and beta-alanine and the formation of cytidine diphosphate from cytidine monophosphate), translating into MRLFETVAGLRAELACHWQGKKLGLVPTMGALHAGHRHLISRAVADNEGAIVSIFVNPLQFEPGSDWERYPRSLAQDCEVCQQLGVDLVFAPTARDLYGEKVAAEPAAHSDGLTQIVPPSGMLAVMCGPVRAGHFEGVATVVTKLLNIVRPSVAYFGQKDAQQLAIVRRLVADLNLPVEIRACPIIREPSGLAVSSRNQYLSERQQAQASALAQSLQRARQRFEQGTETRSALVREVRQALAGVTELELEYVELVHPDTLVPLERVETRGLLGVAARIGGTRLIDNVVLWQRQPIVAIDGPAGAGKSTVTWRVAERLGLAYLDTGAMYRALTWLVGRSNAAIDDEPAIAELASQAQIQLIAAGEAASPVRVWVDGQDVTEAIRSPEVTARVSAVAAHPAARHELVKQQRQWGEKGGFVAEGRDMGTYVFPDAELKIYLTASVSERARRRLQDLKAQGSADTVTQAQLEGNIQQRDAYDRNRQVAPLQQAADAIEIATDSLSAEAAADRIAQLYCERVGKATV; encoded by the coding sequence GTGCGGCTATTCGAGACGGTGGCCGGTCTGCGCGCTGAGTTGGCCTGTCACTGGCAGGGCAAAAAGCTGGGGTTGGTGCCTACCATGGGGGCGCTGCACGCCGGCCATCGCCACTTGATCTCGCGCGCGGTTGCCGATAATGAAGGCGCCATCGTCAGTATTTTCGTCAATCCGCTGCAGTTTGAGCCCGGCTCGGATTGGGAGCGCTATCCGCGCTCGCTGGCCCAGGACTGCGAAGTTTGCCAGCAGCTGGGGGTGGATCTGGTCTTTGCCCCCACAGCCCGCGACCTCTATGGCGAGAAGGTGGCAGCGGAGCCGGCGGCGCACTCGGATGGACTGACCCAGATCGTGCCCCCATCGGGGATGCTGGCAGTCATGTGCGGGCCGGTGCGAGCGGGCCATTTTGAAGGCGTGGCCACCGTGGTGACCAAACTGCTCAACATCGTCCGGCCGAGCGTGGCTTACTTCGGCCAGAAAGATGCCCAGCAGTTGGCGATCGTGCGGCGCTTGGTGGCTGATTTGAACTTGCCGGTCGAGATCCGGGCCTGTCCCATCATCCGGGAGCCGTCGGGCTTGGCCGTGAGTTCGCGCAATCAATACTTGAGCGAGCGCCAGCAAGCGCAAGCGAGCGCGCTGGCTCAAAGCCTGCAGCGCGCCCGGCAGCGTTTCGAGCAGGGGACTGAGACGCGCTCGGCACTCGTCCGCGAAGTTCGGCAGGCGCTTGCCGGAGTAACCGAACTCGAGCTGGAGTACGTCGAGCTGGTCCATCCCGATACCCTGGTGCCGCTCGAGCGCGTCGAAACGCGCGGGTTGTTGGGCGTTGCAGCGCGAATCGGCGGCACGCGGCTGATTGACAACGTCGTGCTGTGGCAGCGCCAGCCCATTGTTGCCATTGACGGCCCGGCCGGTGCTGGCAAGTCCACGGTGACGTGGCGCGTGGCGGAGCGGTTGGGCTTGGCCTATTTGGATACGGGGGCCATGTATCGGGCGCTGACCTGGCTGGTTGGGCGCTCGAACGCGGCCATCGACGATGAACCTGCCATTGCCGAGCTGGCCAGCCAGGCGCAAATTCAGCTGATTGCGGCTGGTGAGGCAGCCTCTCCGGTTCGGGTGTGGGTGGATGGGCAAGATGTCACCGAGGCCATCCGAAGCCCAGAGGTCACGGCACGCGTCTCGGCCGTTGCCGCCCATCCGGCCGCCCGCCACGAGCTGGTCAAGCAACAGCGGCAGTGGGGCGAGAAAGGCGGGTTTGTGGCCGAGGGGCGCGACATGGGGACCTACGTTTTTCCGGATGCCGAGCTCAAAATCTATTTGACCGCCTCGGTGAGCGAGCGCGCACGCCGGCGGCTGCAGGACCTCAAGGCGCAAGGGAGCGCCGATACGGTTACCCAGGCCCAGCTCGAAGGCAACATTCAGCAGCGCGACGCCTACGATCGCAACCGCCAGGTCGCACCGCTGCAGCAGGCTGCGGACGCCATCGAGATTGCCACGGACAGCCTGAGCGCCGAGGCCGCCGCCGATCGCATTGCCCAGCTCTACTGCGAGCGCGTGGGCAAAGCCACCGTTTAG
- a CDS encoding biotin synthase BioB: MDWNALAERTLAGQTPSREEALAVLQAPDEALLEQLAAAYRVRRHYWGNRIRLHFLLNAQSGLCQEDCHYCAQSKISAAQIEQYPLLAQEQILQAAEQAHRLQSGTFCLVMSGRGPTEATLPRVLEAVREIKSRYPLKVCACLGLLAADQAQRLAEAGVDRVNHNLNTSEAHHSNICTTHTFADRVATLRNVQSAGMTTCCGGILGMGESDGDVVDLARSLRELDVTSVPINFLIPIDGTPLGGHHQLDPRYCLRALCLYRFLLPDKEIRIAGGREYHLRSLQPLGLYPANSIFIADYLTTPGQAAEQDLQTIRDAGFSLEAADGSALDAATLERAAADARQASPASG; the protein is encoded by the coding sequence ATGGATTGGAACGCGCTTGCCGAGCGCACCCTAGCCGGCCAAACGCCCAGCCGCGAGGAAGCGCTTGCAGTGCTGCAAGCGCCGGATGAAGCGCTGCTGGAGCAGCTGGCGGCTGCCTACCGCGTGCGCCGCCACTACTGGGGCAACCGGATCCGCCTGCACTTTTTGCTCAACGCTCAGAGCGGGCTCTGCCAGGAAGACTGCCACTACTGCGCGCAATCGAAAATCTCGGCGGCTCAAATCGAGCAGTACCCGCTGCTGGCCCAGGAGCAGATCTTGCAGGCTGCCGAGCAGGCGCATCGCTTGCAGTCCGGCACGTTTTGCCTGGTCATGTCCGGGCGCGGCCCCACCGAAGCCACGCTGCCGCGCGTGCTGGAGGCCGTCCGCGAGATCAAATCGCGCTATCCGCTCAAAGTGTGCGCCTGCCTGGGGCTGCTGGCCGCCGACCAGGCCCAGCGCTTGGCCGAAGCGGGGGTCGATCGCGTCAACCACAACCTCAACACCTCCGAGGCGCACCATTCCAACATCTGCACCACCCACACCTTTGCCGATCGCGTGGCTACGCTGCGCAACGTCCAAAGTGCCGGCATGACCACCTGCTGCGGCGGCATCCTGGGCATGGGCGAATCGGATGGCGATGTGGTAGATCTGGCCCGCTCGCTGCGCGAGTTGGATGTCACCAGCGTGCCCATCAACTTTTTGATCCCCATCGACGGGACGCCGCTGGGCGGCCACCACCAATTGGACCCGCGCTATTGCCTGCGCGCGCTCTGCCTCTATCGCTTTTTGCTCCCCGACAAAGAGATCCGCATCGCCGGCGGCCGCGAGTACCACCTGCGATCGCTGCAGCCCCTGGGGCTGTATCCGGCCAACTCGATATTCATTGCCGATTATTTGACCACCCCCGGGCAGGCCGCCGAGCAGGACCTGCAAACCATCCGCGATGCGGGCTTTAGTTTGGAGGCAGCTGACGGCTCGGCGCTGGATGCCGCCACCCTCGAGCGTGCCGCGGCCGATGCCAGGCAAGCCTCGCCGGCAAGCGGCTAA